From Cotesia glomerata isolate CgM1 linkage group LG2, MPM_Cglom_v2.3, whole genome shotgun sequence, a single genomic window includes:
- the LOC123259856 gene encoding 2-oxoisovalerate dehydrogenase subunit alpha, mitochondrial: MMSFNRFTIFKFSQLKIFKRQLSVVVSEPQFIGIKSKYTNDLKFINSENFETIPIYRILSGSIKNDYQDYPIKLDQNKLLKMYRDMIRISVMDKILYESQRQGRISFYMTNTGEEAIQIGSASALTLDDIVYGQYREAGVLMWRGYRYPQFINQCYSNCEDPGKGRQMPIHYGSKELNFTTISSPLTTQMPQASGAAYALKLNNRDACVVCYFGEGGASEGDAHPAFNFAATLDCPIIFICRNNGYAISTPANEQYRGDGIAARGPGYGIHTVRVDGNDILAMHHATKVARDYCITNKKPVLIEAMTYRISHHSTSDDSTAYRPIEEINKWNQYSPILRFREYLNIIGLWDDEKESELHKSTLKEFMTEFAIAEKKSKPHWKELFSDVYQDMPPHIEKQMLTMEEHLKEYGEHYPLNDFQPK, from the exons atgaTGTCATTTAATcgttttacaatatttaaattttcacaactaaaaatattt aAAAGACAACTAAGTGTTGTGGTATCAGAGCCGCAATTTATTGGAATTAAGTCGAAATATACAAACGATCTCAAGTTTATAAactctgaaaattttgaaacgattccaatttatagaattttatctggttcaattaaaaatgattaccAAGACTATCCGATTaag CTGGATCAAAATAAATTGCTAAAAATGTACCGAGACATGATACGAATTTCGGtaatggataaaattttatatgaatctcaAAGGCAAGGACGAATTTCATTTTACATGACAAACACCGGAGAAGAAGCAATACAGATTGGATCTGCTTCTGCTCTTACATTGGATGACATTGTATACGGGCAGTATCGCGAAGCCGGAGTGTTAATGTGGCGTGGGTATCGATATCctcaatttataaatcaatGTTACAGCAATTGTGAAGATCCTGGTAAAGGAAGACAAATGCCCATACACTATGGCtctaaagaattaaattttacaactaTTTCATCGCCTCTCACAACACAAATGCCCcaag cATCAGGAGCAGCTTACGCacttaaattgaataatcgtgATGCTTGTGTCGTTTGTTACTTTGGTGAAGGAGGAGCCAGTGAAGGGGATGCCCATCCAGCTTTTAACTTTGCTGCCACTCTAGACTgtccaattatttttatatg ccGTAATAATGGATACGCAATATCGACTCCAGCAAATGAACAGTACCGTGGTGATGGAATAGCAGCTCGTGGGCCAGGCTACGGAATTCATACAGTCCGAGTTGATGGTAATGACATACTCGCAATGCATCACGCTACAAAAGTTGCAAGGGATTATTGTATTACTAATAAAAAGCCCGTTTTAATAGAAGCCATGACTTatcg tatAAGTCATCACAGTACGTCAGACGACAGTACAGCTTATCGACCAATcgaggaaataaataaatggaatCAATATTCACCTATTCTGAGATTTCGGgagtatttaaatattattggaCTGTGGGACGATGAAAAAGAATCAGAGCTTCATAAATCAACGCTTAAAGAATTTATGACAGAGTTTGCTAtcgctgaaaaaaaatcaaagccTCACTGGAAAGAATTGTTCTCAGATGTTTATCAGGACATGCCACCTCACATTga gaaACAAATGCTAACAATGGAAGAACATTTAAAGGAGTACGGTGAACATTACCCGCTCAATGATTTTCAAccaaaatga
- the LOC123259858 gene encoding 39S ribosomal protein L17, mitochondrial produces MNQAKVTNLVSRLNYKVQDKRRLKSFDGPEGRVRKIQKTLTALLKYERIELYYNRADEVRGYADRLISEAIRHGPSHAETMEMADYWILEKQYVHKLFKVLVPRYSEYSGTSFTKMHRLPKVWPDATHWNSVLELKDNPFPRLDQMNPFQRKLIHNVLLDEARKEFRINKYKEFADNLTN; encoded by the exons atgaatcaaGCTAAAGTTACTAATTTAGTATCTcgattaaattataaagtacAAGATAAAAGAAGGCTCAAATCGTTCGATGGTCCTGAAGGTAGAGTAAGGAAAATACAAAAAACACTCACTGCTCTTTTAAAGTATGAACGAATTGAATTGTACTATAATCGCGCTGATGAAGTCAGAGGCTACGCTGACCGg ctTATATCAGAAGCTATACGTCATGGACCAAGTCATGCAGAGACAATGGAAATGGCCGATTATTGGATCCTAGAAAAGCAGTACGTTCACAAGTTGTTCAAAGTTTTAGTACCAAGGTACTCTGAATATTCAGGAACGTCATTTACTAAAATGCATAGGCTGCCTAAAGTATGGCCTGATGCCACACATTGGAATTCTGTTCTTGAATTAAAAG ATAATCCTTTTCCGCGTCTAGACCAAATGAATCCGTTTCAGAGAAAATTAATTCACAATGTTTTGCTGGATGAAGCTAGAAAAGAAttcagaataaataaatacaaagaGTTTGCTGATAATCTTACTAATTAA